Sequence from the Methylosinus sp. H3A genome:
GAGCGCAAGAAAACGGGGTGACGCGGGGATGGATTATCGGACCGAGGCCCGGCGGTCCGCTCGCTCACAGCGTTTCGGCGTCGAGCAATCGGAGCTTTTCGGCGCGGTCGAGCAGGCTTTTGACGGAGGAGGGCGCCCAGCGCGTTCCGCCGCGCGGCGTGCGCTCATACATGGCCTCGAGCTGCGCGCCGATCTGCGCGAGCGTCAGATCGGGATTGGCCCGCTTGATCCCGGCGACGAGCGTGACCAGACGCTCGCTGCTGACTTTTCGGCTGGCTGCTTGATGGAGGAGGCGGGGCTCGATCAAGCCCTCGGCGACGAAGCATTTGACGGCGCGCTTCAGGCGCTCGACGGTCCATTGGGGCAGGGGAGCGCCGGTGGCGCCATCGCGCTTGGCGTTGAGCACGCGCACGACATCCTGCCAGCGGTGATCCGGGCGCATTTGCCGGACGATCGGCAGCCAATGTTCGGCTGTTCGATTGACGCGCTCGAAATAGTTCGCCGCCTTGGCGTCGACGATGCGCTGGATGGCGTCGCGGTCGCCGGCGCGGAGCTTTGGATTGCCGCCGATGCGGCCGCGCTTCTTGGCGGCGCGCAGGCCGTCCTTGGTGCGCTCCCGGATCAGGGCGCGCTCCAACTCGGCCACGGCGCCGAGAACCTGCAGGGCGAACCGGCCCTGCGGGGTCGTGGTGTCGATGGGATCGGCGAGCGATTTGAAATGCGCGCCTTTGGCGTCGAGCTCGGCGATCACGGCCAGGAGATGCGACAGCGAGCGGGCCAAACGGTCGAGCCGCGCGACGACCAGCACGTCGCCGCGGCGCACGCGCGAAAGGGCCTTGGCCAGTTCCGGCCGTGAGGCTTTCGCCCCCGACATATGCTCGCGAAAAATCTCGACGCAGCCGGCGGCCTTCAGCACATCGGTCTGTGCACCCGTGACCTGATCCTCGGTCGAGACGCGGGCGTAGCCGATCAGAGGCATGGGTCAGACGATTGACTTCAATGAGAGCGGCTTCTTCACGACGCAACCCAATCGGGGGGCAATTCATCGCCGGGATCTGGCGCGCGGTCGGGCGCTTGCCGCAGAATTTCCGATAAACCGGAGCCGCTCGCGTTTCCAGCGCGACGCTTCAGGAACTCGGCCGTCGTTTCGATGACGCCGATTTTCTGGGCGACGGCTGTCGCAATCCATTGATTCAATGAAACGCCGTCCTGTTTCGCGAGTCTGGCCGCTTCCTTTTTGAGGGAGGTGGGCAGCTTTAGGGGATATGTCGCTTTGCTCATTTTTCGATCCTTTCCAGCAAGGCGCCTGGCGTCAAAACCGGAATTCCAAACTTTGGGACCGCTTGGTGGAAGTCGCGGACATTGTGCGTCACGATACCGTCGGCCCTTCCGTTCAGCGCGACCTCCAAGACCATTTCGTCGGCCGGGTCTGA
This genomic interval carries:
- a CDS encoding recombinase family protein codes for the protein MPLIGYARVSTEDQVTGAQTDVLKAAGCVEIFREHMSGAKASRPELAKALSRVRRGDVLVVARLDRLARSLSHLLAVIAELDAKGAHFKSLADPIDTTTPQGRFALQVLGAVAELERALIRERTKDGLRAAKKRGRIGGNPKLRAGDRDAIQRIVDAKAANYFERVNRTAEHWLPIVRQMRPDHRWQDVVRVLNAKRDGATGAPLPQWTVERLKRAVKCFVAEGLIEPRLLHQAASRKVSSERLVTLVAGIKRANPDLTLAQIGAQLEAMYERTPRGGTRWAPSSVKSLLDRAEKLRLLDAETL
- a CDS encoding toxin-antitoxin system HicB family antitoxin encodes the protein MSKATYPLKLPTSLKKEAARLAKQDGVSLNQWIATAVAQKIGVIETTAEFLKRRAGNASGSGLSEILRQAPDRAPDPGDELPPDWVAS